A region from the Citrobacter koseri ATCC BAA-895 genome encodes:
- a CDS encoding FGGY-family carbohydrate kinase, protein MREKEAFWLGIDCGGTYLKAGLYDAKGHEHGINRQSLQTATPLPGYAERDMHQLWQQCAATITGLLQRTGISGEQIKGVGISAQGKGLFLLDRQDQPLGSAILSSDRRALKIVQRWQQDGIPEQLYPVTRQTLWTGHPASLLRWIKENDPQRYAQIGCVMMGHDYLRWRLTGIKGCEESNISESNLYNMSSGQYDPRLTQWLGISEIDDALPPIMGSAEICGEITAQAAAITGLKAGTPVVGGLFDVVSTALCAGIEDEFTLNAVMGTWAVTSGITEGLRDHEAHPYVYGRYVNDGQYIVHEASPTSSGNLEWFTAQWGELSFDEINQAVASLPKASGELFFLPFLYGSNAGLEMTCGFYGMQALHTRAHLLQAIYEGVVFSHMTHLNRMRERFTEAHTLRVTGGPAHSDVWMQMLADVSGLRIELPQVEETGCFGAALAARVGTGVYRSFSEAQHALRHPVRTLMPDMAAHRLYQRKYHQYQDLIQALQGYHARIKEHAL, encoded by the coding sequence ATGAGAGAGAAAGAGGCCTTCTGGCTGGGCATCGATTGTGGCGGTACTTATCTGAAAGCCGGTTTGTATGACGCCAAAGGTCATGAGCATGGGATCAACCGGCAGTCGTTACAGACGGCAACGCCACTGCCGGGTTACGCCGAACGCGACATGCACCAGCTCTGGCAACAGTGTGCAGCCACCATTACCGGGCTTTTGCAGCGTACAGGCATCTCCGGCGAGCAAATTAAAGGCGTCGGTATCTCCGCTCAGGGTAAAGGACTGTTTCTGCTCGACAGGCAGGATCAGCCGCTGGGCAGCGCCATTCTCTCTTCCGACCGCCGGGCGCTGAAGATTGTCCAGCGCTGGCAGCAGGACGGCATTCCTGAACAGCTTTACCCCGTTACCCGCCAGACGCTGTGGACCGGGCATCCCGCCTCTCTGCTGCGCTGGATTAAAGAGAACGACCCTCAACGTTACGCACAAATTGGCTGCGTGATGATGGGGCATGACTATCTGCGCTGGCGCTTAACCGGCATAAAAGGGTGCGAAGAGAGCAACATTTCTGAGTCCAACCTCTACAACATGAGCAGCGGGCAGTATGACCCGCGCCTGACCCAATGGTTGGGCATCAGTGAAATCGACGATGCGCTGCCCCCCATTATGGGGTCAGCCGAAATATGCGGGGAGATCACTGCTCAGGCAGCCGCCATCACCGGTCTGAAGGCGGGCACGCCCGTCGTCGGCGGTCTGTTTGACGTGGTTTCCACCGCGCTCTGCGCCGGTATTGAAGATGAATTCACCCTCAACGCGGTGATGGGCACCTGGGCGGTGACCAGCGGGATCACCGAGGGGTTGCGCGACCACGAAGCGCACCCTTATGTCTATGGCCGCTACGTCAACGACGGGCAGTACATCGTTCACGAAGCCAGCCCTACCTCATCCGGCAATCTTGAATGGTTTACCGCCCAGTGGGGCGAACTCTCTTTTGACGAGATCAACCAGGCCGTCGCCAGTCTGCCAAAAGCGAGCGGCGAGCTCTTTTTCCTGCCGTTTCTGTACGGCAGCAATGCCGGGCTGGAGATGACCTGCGGCTTTTACGGCATGCAGGCGCTGCATACCCGCGCGCATCTGCTACAGGCCATTTACGAAGGGGTGGTGTTCAGCCACATGACCCATCTCAACCGTATGCGCGAACGCTTTACTGAGGCGCACACCCTGCGCGTGACCGGCGGCCCGGCGCACTCCGACGTCTGGATGCAGATGCTGGCGGATGTCAGCGGCCTGCGCATCGAACTGCCGCAGGTTGAAGAGACCGGCTGCTTTGGCGCCGCGCTCGCCGCCCGCGTCGGCACCGGCGTATACCGCAGTTTCAGCGAGGCTCAGCACGCCTTACGGCACCCGGTACGCACGCTGATGCCCGACATGGCCGCGCACCGTCTTTATCAGCGCAAATACCACCAATACCAGGATTTGATTCAGGCATTACAGGGCTACCACGCCCGCATTAAGGAGCACGCAT